In the Raineyella fluvialis genome, AGGATCACCGCGGCCACCGACGTCACCGGGTTCGGGCTGCTGGGGCACCTGTACAAGATGGCCCGGGCCTCCGGGGTCACGGCGGTCGTGGACGCGGCCGCCGTCCCGTACCTGGCCGATGCCCGTGAGTCGTTGGCCGCCGGGTTCATCCCGGGCGGCAGTCGCCGGAACCTGGAGTGGGTCAGGCCGTGTCTCGACAGCCGAGTGGGCGAGGACGAGTTGCTGCTGCTGGCTGACGCGCAGACCTCCGGCGGCCTGCTGCTCGGCGGGGAGATCGCCGGAGCGCCGGTGATCGGAGAGTTCGTCCCGGCCGGTCCGGCGGCCGTGGTCGTCCGCTGACCGCGGCCGGTCCGCTCAGGCCGAGGGCGATCGCACCTCGTCCCCCAGAGGCATGTCCCCGGGACCGCGGCTGGCCCCGGCGCCACCCCCGACGACGTCGTTGCTCGCGGCCAGTCACCGCCCGGCTGGGTGATCCCGTGTCCCTCGGCCGCCACGCGCTCGGCGCGGGCCCGCTGCGGCTGGACCGTGTAGCGCGGATCCTTCGCGGACTCGATCCCAGCGCGGAAGATCGCGAAGCGGGTGCAGACCGAGCCGGCCATCAGCGCCAGACCGCTGATGGCGGCCCCCGCACGATGGCGGCCCAGCACGGCCGCCCCCAGCGCTCCGGCAACGGACAGGGCGCGGGCCGCCGCGTTCAGCCTGCCGGCGTCGCCCTCATGCAGGGGCTGGGCGAGATCGCCGAGGTCGCGCTTCATCAAGGCGTCCGCGGCCAGGTCCGCGGCGACGGCGAGGACTGCCGTCGTACGTACGGGACCGGTTTCGGCCGGGGAGTGGTGACCAGCGCCAGCCCGCTCCCGGCGGCAAGGGCGGAGGCGACGAACACGAAGGGCAGCTTCGGGTAGGCCTCGTGCCAGGTGGGCGACGCGGTGTCCGCCAGCAGCACCGCCGTGTAGGCCGCCAACGGCGGGGCGAAGAACGCCGTCCCGGCACTGGCCAGGCCGTCGACGAGACCTATCGCTGAACGCAACGTCGAGCCGCGCGGCACCATCGCGCAGGCCACCTCGGTCGCGATCCCCGTTCCCGCGGCGGCGCTGAATCCGGTCAGGATCCAGGTGCCGACGGACATCGGCGAGGTGAGCTTCACCGTGCGGATCATGTTGATCGCCCGCTCGGGGCGACCCAGATCCTTCATCAGGGTCAGACCGCTCGCTGCGGCGCCGAGGATGGCGGCGATCCGGGCCCGCCGCCGCAAGCGAGGCCGCCCCGTCGCATGTCCCCCCGCCGCCAGCAGCCCGGAGCCGGCCGCGAGACCGCCGATGAACAGGTACGTCGGGATGGGGTTACCCCACGGCGCCGGCTTCACGACGTTCCGCCCGTAGTAACTGGTGAAGTCAGCCTCCGGGACAGTGGCGTTCGGATCCGCCCTGCGCCGGCGCCGGGCGTCCTGACCCGGTGAGGCCGGGCGACGCGGCGGCTCGGGTGGGCGGTCCTGGTCGAACGGGCTCGTGCTCATCTCATCCTTCCGGTCCCCGCGAAGATCGCGATCACGGCGCCGAGCATGGCGGTGCCGGCGATCCCGGCCCGGGTGAACATCGCCCCCAGGTCAGCGGTCGGCACCACCGGGTCCGGCGGCAGGCCGTACGCCTCGGGTTCGTCCATCAACAGGAACACCGATCCGGTGCCACCGACGCCGTCCTCGGGGTTCGCGCCGTACAGCCGGGCCTCGGTGTGGCCCTGGGCATGGAGCGTCGCGAGTCGCTCCCGCGCGAGCTTCACCATCTCGTCGTGGTCGCCGTACTTGATGCTGGTGGTGGGGCAGGTCTGGGCGCAGGCGGGGGTGCCGCCGACGCCGATCCGGTCGTAGCAGAGGGTGCACTTCTGCGCGACGCCGGCCTTGGGGATCGCTTCACGTTGCCCGTTGCCGACTTCGACGGTGCCGGCCTCACGGCGGCCGATCACACCGAAGGGGCAGGCCGCCACGCAGTAGCCACAGCCGTTGCAGACGTCGTCCTGGACCACGACGGTGCCGAACTCGGTACGGAACAGCGCCCCGGTCGGGCACACGTCGAGGCACCCGGCGTGCGTGCAGTGCTTGCAGACGTCCGAACTCATCAGCCAGCGGACGTCAGGCAACTCCGCCTCGGCCCCGACCGCCGCGCCGTCGGAGGGTCCAGGGGGAGTGGACGTCGCAGCCGCGGCGGGCTGCCCGATCGTCGGCATCCCCAGCGAAACCGCGCCCGAGCGGCGGGCCCTGGCCAACTGCTCGGCGTCCTGTTCGACGAAAGCGACGTGTCGCCAGGTATTGGCGCCCAGATGGCCGGTGTTGTCGTACGACGAGCCGAGCATCTGCAGGCCCCCCTCGTCGACCGGACGACCGGGGACGTGGTTCCATTCCTTGCAGGCCACTTCGCAGGCCTTGCAGCCGATGCAGATCGAAGTGTCGGTGAAGAAACCCTTCCTCGGCCGATGCGGCTCCCAGTTCGCATCGGCGGCGGGATCGGTGGGGCCCGTGAGTTGCCTGCGCCAGAATCCCATCACTCCTCCTCCGCTTCGTGGACGTCGGTGCCCGGGGCGCTCTCCTCGGCATCGCCGGGTGTCCCCGCGAGGGCGCTCCCGAGTGCCGCGTTGCTGGTCTGGGGGGTGATGCCCGCCCGGCGGCGATACTCCTCGACCAGCTCCAGCAGGGCAGGGCCCCGCGGCCGTCGACCCGGACGGATGTCGCAGGAGGCGACCTTGGACTCCTGGATCTGGACGTTCGGGTCGAGGACGACACCGAACAGGTCGTTGGCCGCGTCCCCGCTGACGATGGCCTGGTTACCCGTTGCCCAGTGGTACGGCATGGCGATCTGGTGCACCGTACGACCCTCGATGGTCAGGGCCGATATCCGGTCCGTCACCATCACCCGGGCCTCGATCGCGGCCCGAGCCGAGATGATGGTGGCCCACCCCCGGTCCTCCAGGCCCCTTTCGGCGGCCAGTTCGGGCGACACCTCGCAGAACATCTCCGGTTGGAGCTCAGCGAGGTAGGGCAACCAACGGCTCATCCCGCCGGCTGTGTGGTGTTCGGTGAGTCGGAAGGTCGAGAAGACGTACGGATACACTTCGGCCCCCGGTGCGTTACCGGACGGAGCGAACAGGTTGTCGGGACGCCGGAACGTCCCCCGCGCCGGATTGGACTGCTGGGTGTAGAGCGGATTGACGATCGGCGACTCATTCGCCTCGTAGTGGGTGGGGAACGGCCCGTCCACCAGGCCCTTCGGGGCGAAGAGCCAGCCCTTGCCGTCGGCCTGCATGATGAACGGATCGATGCCGTCCAGGCCCTTCGGTCCTCCCGTGCCGTCCGGTGCACGGTAGGAGGGCGCGGTCTGGGGCGGGAAGTCGGGTACGTCCTTGCCGGTCCACTTGCCAGTCTCCTCGTCCCACCAGACATACTTCTTGCGCTCGCTCCAGGGCTTCCCGTCCGGATCGGCGGAGGCACGGTTGTAGAGGATGCGCCGATTGGCGGGCCAGGCCCAGCCCCACTTGGAGGCCACCAAGTCCTGCTCGTCGGCGGGCACCCGGTTCGCGGCATGGTTGGTGCCGTCGGCATAGACGCCGGTGTAGATCCAGCAGCCGCCACTCGTCGAACCGTCCGCTGCCATCTCGGTGTAGGCGTTGAGCAGTTGACCCGCCTTCTCCCCACTGAGGTGGCGGCCGTTGACCTCCATCAGGACGGACTCCGGGACGATCTCACCATGCTCGTCGACCGGGTAGTCCCAGGTGACGTCGAGCAGGGCGCGGTCCCGTGGGTCACCCGAACCGGCCACCTTCTCCCGCAGCTTCTTGCCGAGCAGGTAGAAGAACTGCAGGTCGCTCATCGCCTCGCCCGGCGGCGACACCGCCTTCTCCCGCCACTGCAGCAGGCGCTGGGTCTGGGTGAAGCTGCCGGCCTTCTCCACGTGGGTGGCTGCGGGCAGGAAGAACACCTCGGTGCCGATGTCCTCGGTGACGAGCTCACCGCTCTCGATCTCGGGGCTGGCCCTCCAGAAATCCGCGGTCTCGATCAGCTGGAAGTCCCGGACGACCAACCACTTCAGGTGGGCGAGGCCGAGCCGCTGCATCTTGGCGTTGGCCGAGCCCACCGCGGGGTTCTGCCCGATCACGAAGTAGCCGGCGATCTCGTCGCGCAGCATCGACATCACCGTCTGATAGGTGCCGTGGGCACCGGTCAACCGAGGGAGATGGTCGAAGCACCAGTCGTTCTCCTTGGTGGCGGCGTCACCCCAGTAGGACTTCATCAGACTGACCATGTAGGCGTCGGCGTTCGCCCAAAAGCCCTTCTGCTGCTTGGACGCGATGTTGGCGAGGTACTCCTCGAAGGTGTCCTGCTGACCGGCCACCGGCATCGGCAGGTAGCCGGGCAGCAGGTTGTACAGGGTGGGGATGTCCGTGGACCCCTGGATCGAGGCATGACCACGCAGCGCCATGATCCCGCCGCCGGGACGGCCCATGTTGCCGAGCAGCAACTGCAGGATCGCCGCCGTACGGATGATCTGGGCCCCCATACTGTGCTGGGTCCAACCGACCGCGTAGCAGAAGGCGGTCGTGCGCTCGCGCCCCGAGTTGCTGGTGATCGCGTCGGCCAGATAGGCGAAGTCCTCCGGGGAGATGCCACACGCCTGCTGCACCATCTCGGGGGTGTAGCGCCGGTAGTGCTTCTTCAGCAGTTGGAAGACGCACTGGGGGTCGGTCAGCGTCTCGTCGCGCTCCAGTTCGGCGTGCTCCAGGGACGGTCCACCGGACCCGTGGCTCTCGCCCGCGGAGCTGGTGCTGAGGTCGCTGCCATGAGGATGACCCCCGGACGGCCCGGCGACACCGCCCAGCTTGCCGCCCTCGAGGGACTCCACGTCACCCTCCGACTTGTACGCCCAGCTGGTCAGGTCGTACGAGTGGCGGTCCTCGTTGAAGCCGCTGAACACGCCATCCAGGTCCTCCGTGTCGCGGAAGTCGTCGTTCACGATCGTCGCGGCATTGGTGTAGTTGAGCACGTACTCGTGGAACCACAGATCGTTGCTCAGCACATGGTTGATCAGGGCACCGAGGAGAACGATGTCACTGCCCGCCCGGATCGGCAGGTGCCGATCCGCCTGCGCCGACGTACGGGTGAAGCGTGGGTCGACGTGGATGATCTTCGCCCCCCGCAGCTTGGCCTCGGTCACCCACTGGAAACCGACCGGATGGCACTCGGCCATGTTGGAGCCCTGGATGACGATGCAGTCGGAGTTCGACAGGTCCTGCAGGTACTGCGTGGCGCCACCGCGCCCGAACGAGGTCCCCAGACTGGGGACCGTGGCGGAGTGTCAAATACGCGCCTGGTTCTCGATCTGCAACGCCCCTGCGGCGGTGAAGAGCTTCTTGATCAGGTAGTTCTCTTCGTTGTCGAGAGTGGCCCCGCCGAGGGCGGCGATGCCCATCGTGCGGTGCAGGGCATGACCCTTGTCGTCGTGCTCCTGCCAGTAGTCGTGGCGGGCGGCGAGGAAGCGGTCGGCGATCATGTCGATCGCGGTGTCCGGGTCGAGGTGTTCCCACTCGGTGCCGTGCGGTCGCCGGTACATCACCTTCGTGATCCGGCTGGGGGAGTTGACCAACTGTTCGCTGGCCGCCCCCTTCGGGCACAACCTGCCGCGGCTGATGGGGGACTCGGGGTCTCCCTCGATCTGGGTGACCTTGCCGTCCTGGACGAAGACGCGCTGTCCGCAGCCGACAGCGCAGTAGGGGCAGACACTGCGGGCCACGCTGTCCGCGGTCTGCGTCCGCGGAACGATATTCCGCGTCTTTTCGCTGGTAACCGCAGGACCGCGGCCGAGCAGATCACCGGTGCGCAACTGGCGCACGATCGGCCATTCCAGAAACGTCTTGCCCATGCCCATCTCGGCATCCCTCCATGAGAGGCAACTCACGCTGGTGGTGTCAGCCTAGGGCGGGGTGGCGGTGGATGACCATAGCCTGCGGCGAAATCCTCTGGACGTCGCGTCCGTCGACCGACGGGCCTGCGGGGACCGGACGAGCAGGGACCGGACCAGCTGGGCCGGACAGCCGGTATCCGCTCCCGGTCCCCCTACGCTGTGCCTGTGATCCTGCTGCTGTTGATCGTCGTAGGGGTGCTGGGGAGGTTGGGACAACGCCGGCGATGGCGCTGGAGCGTCGGGCTCGTCGAGCAGTGGCATCGGCTTCGACCGCCCGTGTGGACGTGGGTCCGCACCGCACCGTTGACCTATTCCTATCTGGGGCTGCTCGCGTTCACCACCTGGCTCCTCGTACGGACGGACACCGGGCTTCGTACGGCCTTCCTGGCCGCTCAGAGCACGAATCTCCACGAGCTGAGCATCAACCCCATCCCCGTGCTGCTCCGCAGTGTGTTCTACGTGACGCCACTCGAGTTCGCCATGTGGGTCGTGGCGTTCACCGTCGTTCTGGCCCCGCTGGAGCGCTGGATTGGGGTGAAGCGATGGCTGATCGTGTTCTGGGCGGGTCACATCGGCGCAACGCTGGTCACCGCGGTCGCGGTCGCCTGGGGCGTCGGGGTGGGAAGGCTACCGACGGATGTCGCGTTCGTCGTCGACGTCGGCGCCAGCTACGGCTTCGCCGCCCTCCTCGGACTCGCCGGCTACTGGTTCGGCGGCCGTACCCAGTGGTTGTGGGCGGCGGTTCTCACCCTGATCTGGATGATGATCTTCGTGCTGGCCCCGCAGACCACCAATGCCGGTCACCTGGTGGCGTTCCTGCTGGGGGTGGCGATGCGCCCACTCGTACGTGGCCTGCACCCCAGGACCCCGGTCCTCTCGTCACCGTCCGTCTGAGGATCAGCCCCGGCAGGCACAACGCCGAGGGACGTCGACACGAGTGCGGACAGGCCAACGGGGGCGGGAGCAGCTGTCCGCCGACGCGTCGGGCCGCGGCTCTCACGCCTGCTGGAGTCTCCGCCGCCTGCCGTCCAGTACGGCGATGGTGAAAGCCACGAGGAAGCAGACCTCCGTGACGTGGAGGGACATCGAGAAGGCACCCGAGTAGGTCGCGTTCTCGATGCCGCCCGCATGGCC is a window encoding:
- the nrfD gene encoding NrfD/PsrC family molybdoenzyme membrane anchor subunit, which produces MSTSPFDQDRPPEPPRRPASPGQDARRRRRADPNATVPEADFTSYYGRNVVKPAPWGNPIPTYLFIGGLAAGSGLLAAGGHATGRPRLRRRARIAAILGAAASGLTLMKDLGRPERAINMIRTVKLTSPMSVGTWILTGFSAAAGTGIATEVACAMVPRGSTLRSAIGLVDGLASAGTAFFAPPLAAYTAVLLADTASPTWHEAYPKLPFVFVASALAAGSGLALVTTPRPKPVPYVRRQSSPSPRTWPRTP
- a CDS encoding 4Fe-4S dicluster domain-containing protein, translating into MGFWRRQLTGPTDPAADANWEPHRPRKGFFTDTSICIGCKACEVACKEWNHVPGRPVDEGGLQMLGSSYDNTGHLGANTWRHVAFVEQDAEQLARARRSGAVSLGMPTIGQPAAAATSTPPGPSDGAAVGAEAELPDVRWLMSSDVCKHCTHAGCLDVCPTGALFRTEFGTVVVQDDVCNGCGYCVAACPFGVIGRREAGTVEVGNGQREAIPKAGVAQKCTLCYDRIGVGGTPACAQTCPTTSIKYGDHDEMVKLARERLATLHAQGHTEARLYGANPEDGVGGTGSVFLLMDEPEAYGLPPDPVVPTADLGAMFTRAGIAGTAMLGAVIAIFAGTGRMR
- the fdh gene encoding formate dehydrogenase; this encodes MGMGKTFLEWPIVRQLRTGDLLGRGPAVTSEKTRNIVPRTQTADSVARSVCPYCAVGCGQRVFVQDGKVTQIEGDPESPISRGRLCPKGAASEQLVNSPSRITKVMYRRPHGTEWEHLDPDTAIDMIADRFLAARHDYWQEHDDKGHALHRTMGIAALGGATLDNEENYLIKKLFTAAGALQIENQARIUHSATVPSLGTSFGRGGATQYLQDLSNSDCIVIQGSNMAECHPVGFQWVTEAKLRGAKIIHVDPRFTRTSAQADRHLPIRAGSDIVLLGALINHVLSNDLWFHEYVLNYTNAATIVNDDFRDTEDLDGVFSGFNEDRHSYDLTSWAYKSEGDVESLEGGKLGGVAGPSGGHPHGSDLSTSSAGESHGSGGPSLEHAELERDETLTDPQCVFQLLKKHYRRYTPEMVQQACGISPEDFAYLADAITSNSGRERTTAFCYAVGWTQHSMGAQIIRTAAILQLLLGNMGRPGGGIMALRGHASIQGSTDIPTLYNLLPGYLPMPVAGQQDTFEEYLANIASKQQKGFWANADAYMVSLMKSYWGDAATKENDWCFDHLPRLTGAHGTYQTVMSMLRDEIAGYFVIGQNPAVGSANAKMQRLGLAHLKWLVVRDFQLIETADFWRASPEIESGELVTEDIGTEVFFLPAATHVEKAGSFTQTQRLLQWREKAVSPPGEAMSDLQFFYLLGKKLREKVAGSGDPRDRALLDVTWDYPVDEHGEIVPESVLMEVNGRHLSGEKAGQLLNAYTEMAADGSTSGGCWIYTGVYADGTNHAANRVPADEQDLVASKWGWAWPANRRILYNRASADPDGKPWSERKKYVWWDEETGKWTGKDVPDFPPQTAPSYRAPDGTGGPKGLDGIDPFIMQADGKGWLFAPKGLVDGPFPTHYEANESPIVNPLYTQQSNPARGTFRRPDNLFAPSGNAPGAEVYPYVFSTFRLTEHHTAGGMSRWLPYLAELQPEMFCEVSPELAAERGLEDRGWATIISARAAIEARVMVTDRISALTIEGRTVHQIAMPYHWATGNQAIVSGDAANDLFGVVLDPNVQIQESKVASCDIRPGRRPRGPALLELVEEYRRRAGITPQTSNAALGSALAGTPGDAEESAPGTDVHEAEEE
- a CDS encoding rhomboid-like protein yields the protein MILLLLIVVGVLGRLGQRRRWRWSVGLVEQWHRLRPPVWTWVRTAPLTYSYLGLLAFTTWLLVRTDTGLRTAFLAAQSTNLHELSINPIPVLLRSVFYVTPLEFAMWVVAFTVVLAPLERWIGVKRWLIVFWAGHIGATLVTAVAVAWGVGVGRLPTDVAFVVDVGASYGFAALLGLAGYWFGGRTQWLWAAVLTLIWMMIFVLAPQTTNAGHLVAFLLGVAMRPLVRGLHPRTPVLSSPSV